From the Prunus dulcis chromosome 4, ALMONDv2, whole genome shotgun sequence genome, one window contains:
- the LOC117625016 gene encoding uncharacterized protein LOC117625016, giving the protein MGQEEQGQQPQQEQQEGEQVEAPHSDATPQQPSSSQADPPSPPFDPSRMIGIIKRKAVIKELAAVYHAECLAYCQELLELQRKCDEPIIDLKPPEDLKKETMRPPKRLKKTR; this is encoded by the exons ATGGGTCAAGAAGAACAAGGACAACAAccacaacaagaacaacaagaGGGAGAACAAGTTGAAGCTCCTCATTCTGATGCGACCCCTCAGCAACCCTCCTCTTCTCAGGCCGACCCTCCTTCTCCCCCATTCGATCCCAGTCGAA TGATTGGCATCATTAAAAGAAAGGCCGTGATAAAGGAGTTAGCTGCTGTATACCATGCGGAATGCCTTGCATACTGTCAAGAGCTCTTGGAACTTCAAAGAAAATGTGATGAG CCAATTATTGACTTGAAACCTCCAGAGGATTTGAAGAAGGAGACAATGCGACCCCCCAAGCGGCTAAAGAAAACCCGCTAG